One region of Streptomyces sp. NBC_00442 genomic DNA includes:
- a CDS encoding pentapeptide repeat-containing protein, with amino-acid sequence MPGEFAVFDIRKNWNPAAFPSDEAAAQQLLEWLASDEYDLNGMQRDFRGADLSGGDFSNAWFTDAVLIEVRLVGAQ; translated from the coding sequence ATGCCCGGGGAGTTTGCGGTATTCGACATCCGTAAGAACTGGAATCCCGCCGCGTTTCCGAGCGATGAGGCAGCGGCGCAGCAACTGCTGGAATGGCTCGCCTCGGACGAGTACGACCTCAATGGCATGCAGCGTGATTTCCGGGGAGCCGACCTCTCGGGCGGGGATTTCTCAAATGCATGGTTCACCGATGCGGTTCTCATCGAGGTTCGACTTGTCGGTGCGCAGTAG